The following coding sequences are from one Candidatus Aminicenantes bacterium window:
- a CDS encoding DUF3857 domain-containing protein, with amino-acid sequence MKRATICFLIMALASLLVAAEPEFDGRYLLREVTYTLNSDGSWIQDVSQRMQYNSYTAIRRMGETFILFNPDFQKLEDVHSVTTMVDGTRVPIPDNATNLVLPRMAHEHSGFSHLREMVVTHTGLERGAVVDFSYRLITRADFQPGFAASEALAATLPLDRLVIRVKADSGQELIYATPFEFPPQVVTEGGKTTWTWVRENLSPACAESFMPPDQVPVLLLGTRQPWKAIMQPLNTAETLPEELQESLRETARESNTVVDKAVKIAHMVDRAVDLCHVPLTLSGWRYRSLQDVWNLHSATALEKTRLLNAALKAAGLPAQILVYSRRGWLDVSGPVLPQAQGFLVAVREDEAKTWYLDPSGETRGLFPEKLEGRAAYHVDEDRFGRIFDPGPVENRLDVSGELRFNDPEDIDGWIELHLSGAWVDYEKVMDNAVKTAEAFLKRMLAFEKLGDGTVREITPRSLRVRFGVESVKLERLSPSVLAFKRPKISSIQPMMIAADRRMSPLVLDHSLNVRACIAVVPGKDMVLDPLAKDINMQSGAAAFIRSYQELKNGKSLFTWEFRAPARVEPPQYVAFRELAAQALAATPWFTLALPFTR; translated from the coding sequence GTGAAACGAGCGACAATCTGTTTTTTGATTATGGCCCTGGCCTCGCTGCTGGTGGCGGCTGAGCCTGAATTTGACGGCAGATACCTGCTGCGCGAAGTCACTTACACCCTGAATTCCGACGGCTCCTGGATTCAGGATGTGAGCCAGCGCATGCAGTACAATTCCTATACCGCCATTCGGCGCATGGGTGAAACTTTTATCCTGTTCAACCCGGATTTCCAGAAACTCGAGGATGTCCACTCCGTTACCACCATGGTGGATGGTACCCGGGTTCCGATACCCGATAACGCCACCAATCTCGTGCTACCGCGTATGGCGCACGAACATAGCGGATTCTCCCACCTGCGTGAGATGGTTGTGACCCACACGGGCCTGGAAAGAGGGGCCGTGGTTGATTTTTCTTACCGCCTGATCACCCGGGCGGATTTCCAGCCCGGTTTCGCGGCAAGCGAAGCCCTGGCAGCGACGCTGCCCCTGGATCGGCTGGTGATCCGCGTCAAAGCCGATTCCGGACAGGAACTGATATACGCGACCCCGTTTGAATTCCCACCCCAGGTCGTGACAGAGGGTGGCAAAACCACCTGGACCTGGGTGCGGGAAAACCTGTCCCCGGCCTGCGCGGAATCTTTCATGCCGCCGGACCAGGTGCCGGTATTGCTTTTGGGCACGCGTCAACCATGGAAAGCGATCATGCAACCATTGAATACCGCGGAGACGCTTCCCGAAGAGTTGCAGGAAAGCCTGAGAGAGACTGCTCGCGAAAGCAACACGGTGGTGGACAAAGCGGTAAAAATCGCTCACATGGTGGATCGGGCGGTGGATCTGTGTCATGTTCCCCTGACCTTGTCCGGATGGCGTTATCGTTCTCTGCAGGATGTCTGGAACCTGCACAGCGCAACCGCTCTGGAAAAGACGCGTCTGCTGAACGCGGCCCTGAAAGCCGCGGGCTTGCCTGCGCAAATCCTGGTCTATTCCCGCAGGGGATGGCTGGACGTATCGGGGCCGGTGCTGCCGCAGGCGCAAGGTTTCCTGGTGGCGGTTCGTGAAGATGAGGCCAAAACCTGGTATCTGGACCCATCGGGCGAAACCAGGGGATTGTTTCCGGAAAAATTAGAGGGGAGGGCTGCTTACCACGTTGATGAAGACCGGTTTGGGCGCATCTTTGACCCGGGACCGGTGGAGAATCGGCTGGACGTGTCTGGAGAGTTGCGGTTCAATGACCCAGAAGACATTGACGGCTGGATTGAACTCCATTTGAGCGGGGCCTGGGTTGATTACGAAAAGGTCATGGACAATGCGGTCAAAACGGCTGAAGCCTTCCTGAAACGCATGCTTGCGTTTGAGAAACTGGGTGATGGTACTGTGCGTGAAATAACCCCCCGCAGCCTGCGCGTTCGTTTCGGCGTAGAGTCGGTTAAACTGGAACGCCTGTCTCCATCCGTGTTGGCTTTCAAACGGCCAAAAATCAGTTCCATTCAGCCGATGATGATCGCGGCCGACCGGCGTATGTCGCCCCTGGTGTTGGATCACTCCTTGAACGTGCGCGCGTGCATCGCTGTGGTACCGGGCAAAGACATGGTTTTGGACCCGCTTGCAAAAGATATAAACATGCAGAGCGGAGCAGCTGCTTTCATCCGCTCTTATCAAGAACTGAAAAACGGCAAATCCCTTTTCACCTGGGAGTTCAGGGCTCCCGCTCGCGTCGAACCCCCGCAATACGTTGCTTTCCGCGAGCTGGCGGCGCAAGCACTGGCGGCAACACCCTGGTTTACGTTGGCTCTTCCTTTCACC